GAAAGCCTGTTGCGCCTTGTTGTCAATTAGGAGGGTGAGGCTCGTTCCTTTGCAGTTGGCGCTTGGTAATGCTCATGAGTCTATCCGGAGTCACTATGCGTCATGGTCGGTTGTCGTCTGGTTGAGTGGTTGCTTCATTGTAAAGACTTCATACTCCTGCATGCTACGATGTATATCTACGAATGCTTCATCATCGATGTTATACAAGAAAAAGGTGTCGTGCTTGGGCATTGTGGACTCTGTGCTGGAAAGGACGTGGGGTTGTTGCGCATTTGGAAGCTAAATGTTTTCACCATCTTGGCTTGCTTGCATGGGGTCTGATTGATGCATGGATGTTGCATGGTCCGGTTGATCAGGCATATGGACGTTGGGCATCTGATCGGCCGTAGAGTCATCCGTTGCATGATTGTAGCCTTTATAGCCCATATAAGCATTCAAATTTGCATTTCGGATATGGGCATGATACCTTGGGAAATGGTTGATGCAAGTTTATGCATGAATTCCACGATGTTGGTAAACATTTGATTGCTGAAGTGATTTTGGTAAACATCAGAGGCGATGGTAACGCCTAATCATGGCAAATAATTTCCATCGGTTGGCCATTTGTCTCGAGATTATTCATTTGATGTGTAAGTATATATAATCgttaacaagtaataaagtaatgAGTAAGATTTATGGTATCAATCATCTGACCCTTGCTTCAAGGAGAGTGGATGGAAGACTTTGCTATTTTTAGTTGATTCATTCCCTGATTCATGAGAAAAAGAAGCTTAAAAAGGAGAGAGGGGTTGGACGACACATGTGGAATTGTTGGTGgttgattttaaatgttttaatcaaCCTTGGATGGCTGATTTGGGCACATGCATGGACGATTTGGGCCTTCTCTTAATTTATGGACAATTCGGGCTCTTTTCTCTTAAGTGGACTGTCCAATTTTGCTACCCAATTTTTAAGTTGGGTCAAGTCTGTCCCATgatccaaaaatttatttaattggacATACAAAGTTGATTAGCTATCAACCCTCCTCTGCATGGCGAGGGCTACAGGGATGCTACAACATTTTACCTTCAAAAGGGTGAGCTTTAAGATTGTCTGTTTCTCCTTTTGCACCAAACTGTttcaaatttgacaaaaatgtgTAAGTTTagcatataaataattaaaaatggagatctgtttttaattttgtccatcttagttattttataataaaattacaaaatttactaTCAAAACACTCagaatttatatgaattactAGTCAAAATGTACTATAAAagtctatataatttagagttatTACCATCTCTTGCTCGATGTCTTGGAAAGCGTATATGCACATGGTGTGGGAGTGTCCAATGCGCCCATAGTTGAGGTGTATCTTGCACAACCTCTCGTCCCGAATGTGAATCCATATGAGGGTTCCATAATCGAGCTGCAAGGCACAGGTATGGAGCAAGAGTTGCCACAAATTAATACGAAATGCATTATCTTGATCACCAAATCTCATGACACATTAAGTGAACGAACTCATGAAGGAAATTATCTTTACTTGGAAATGAAAGGATATGGAGTAATTTGTGAACAAAATATTGCGTAATCAAAAATAGCTTTAGCCTAAGGTCAGATGAATCAACTGCCAAGAACTAGTATGAGAGGTCGATGGACTACCCTAATTATGGTAGAATATTTCTGAAATGTTAATGAATAAAACGATACTTCTATTTATaatcaagagaaagttgtatgAAATAAGGACGCCAcatcatttatataattttttcaatagtTTAATGTCATCAGTATTTTCAtcctaaaaaaaatcaaatctaaatgaaaatattgatgtaGGATTAAACTATTAGAAACAAATAATATCCATATTCCATACAATCCTTCTTCTATACTCAATATATTCCgtttttgaaaagtatttttattctttaaaacttCATATACCTCCTCTCATTTATGatttatctcaaaattaaaattcaaaatttccaaaaggAATTTCCGTTTTTGAAGGACTCTAAGTTGATTTTCAGTTTGGATTTTATTGACAGTTTCAACTTCAAATAATGACAAAttgaacattttcaattttataattaatataaaagtaactatttttattttagattaataagaaacttaaaaaaacatatataaataataaaacaaatgaacCAAACCGAATAAGATTTGGATTAAAAAGCTATTtgtttcagtttcttttttctaAAGACAGAACTGTTGTCATCCTTAATTAACCACGaatcaagtaacaaataatggTATCCTACTGAAATACACTCATCAATTGAGAGAGAAACGCAGACCAATTTCTTCATTGATCTCTCCTTTCCAAATCTAAAATTGCTCTATGTGTACCCTATATGAAAACTAAACTACTTCGAGAAAATGCTCCTCCTATGATTTATAACAACTAATTTTCCAATGCCAAAAGCAAAGCAAGAAAACTAAGGTTAAAGATACTTCACACAAAATGTTCTATAAGCTGTATAAAcagcaattgaaaaaaaaaaaactgatttttAAGAAACAAACTATATGGATAAAATCTATCTGTAACAAAGAAAGAGCTGCTTGCAAGTTGGGGAGTAAAATCAATGTGTAGGATCCTTTAAATCGAAGTTATTCGGGGCTTCTGTACATTGTCTTCTCTGTAAAGTAAGCGCCTCTTTTTTGAACCATAGCCTTGGTACTGATATATGATGCTGTGAAGACACTGCCTCAGGTATACCACATCGAATGTTTCAATAAACTTCATGTCGGCATCCCGGGATTTGATGCCAGCAAAATGTTGGTACTCCTGAAATACAGATGACAAGCACCAATTCTGCAACTTCCTCAAGCAACCAACAAGGCTACCTGTCCGATGCTGCattaagagaaaaagaaaaagggtcaGAGCTACCATGATTTTcattaaagagaaaaagaaatcaaccCCTTTGATGTCACTGGAAAAACAATGAATATTGAGTCAATTGAGTATctcttttcctaaaaaaaacAGACAGAACACAGGACCGCAAAATCATACAATTCATGCAAATTGATGGATTATAGTAATATCTTATCAGCCAAGCTAAACCTTAAGGAAAACTCATGCCTAACCACACAGATGTACCATATACATACCTAATATTCATTTCATCAAGCTAAGCTAATAATTGTAAGTTAACAGCCGAAATGAACTATTACCTTTCCGCGTTTGCAATGGATCAAAACTGGATGATTTCTCACATCTGTGAAGAATAAGTTTATCTTAGAAGTCCGCAAAGGTAAAACACACTGTTAAGGGAAAAAGATAGTCACTTCCACAGTTTATGAATTCCATACCAATTAAGATCTTAAGAGCTCCCCTGATGGC
The nucleotide sequence above comes from Gossypium raimondii isolate GPD5lz chromosome 13, ASM2569854v1, whole genome shotgun sequence. Encoded proteins:
- the LOC105782509 gene encoding tyrosine-protein phosphatase DSP3; amino-acid sequence: MGCIIEEDDGDDVVMEPPPNFSMVEEGIYRSSCPRPCNFSFLETLNLRSIIYLCPEPYPEENLEYIRSHNIRLFQFGIEGKTEPSLATLKDAIRGALKILIDVRNHPVLIHCKRGKHRTGSLVGCLRKLQNWCLSSVFQEYQHFAGIKSRDADMKFIETFDVVYLRQCLHSIIYQYQGYGSKKRRLLYREDNVQKPRITSI